The genomic stretch GCGATCGGTCTTGCGACAGTAGGTGTTCTTTCTGGTGTTGTTTTCGGTATTATTCTCATTAACTGGGCAGTACGTCGAGGCAAAACGAAGGTGATTAAAGATGTGAACGGCTTTTCTGACCTTCGTAAACAGGGAATTATGGAATACCAAAATCGGGAACCAGCAGGTAAAATGACGACTCGTCCTGAGTCGATTGAACCTCTATCCTTTCACTTATCAATTGTGATGCTTGCCATTCTAATCGGTTGGTTGATTCTTCAAGGATTAATCGGTCTAGAAAGTATCACGATCACAAACTGGACTGGCTCAAGCTTTATGAAGTATATCCCGCTCTTTCCGATCGCGATGTTCGGGGGAATTATTCTTCAAGTCTTCTTCAGCAAGAAAGATAAATACAACCTTGTCGATCGTCGCATGATCAATCGAATTCAAGGACTTGCGCTTGATGTGTTAATCATCACTGCTATCGCGACAGTGTCGCTCGACGTGATTGGTGAATACCTTGTGCCATTCCTTATTCTTGCGGTTGCAGGAATCAGCTGGAATTTATTCGGCTTCCTAATGCTTGCGCCGAAGATCATTCCTGATTACTGGTTTGAACGAGGCATAGGTGACTTTGGTCAATCGATGGGTGTGACGGCAACAGGCTTACTTCTTATGCGGATCGTGGATCCTGATAATGAATCCCCTGCATTTGAAGCGTTTGGTTACAAACAGCTTGTGTATGAACCATTTCTAGGAGGAGGATTAGTGACGGCACTATCCGTTCCGTTCATCGTACAATTCGGTGCGGTAACAGGACTAATTTTCGCTGTGGTCATGGTGATTATCGGGATTGTGTCGGGTATTTATTATTTCGGCAAAGGAAAGCATATTAAAAAATAATAAACAGATGGCGCCATTTCTGACTTCAGGAATGGCGTTTTCGTTTTTTTTGAAATGGAAGGAATTAGTGTTTTTTTAGGAAAGCAGAAGGGAAATGACGTTACTTAAAGAAGATGGTATAGAAGTATGATTGGACTTGGATTTCGTGGGGAGGTGTTCTTTCTTTGGGTACACCAGAGCTTAGTCGTGATGAATTGAAACTCACAGAATTGAGCTATGTAAAAATAAACGGACTCATTTTATTGATGATTTTACCTTTATCGGTGATTGGGTATCAATTGGCTGTTTCGAATGAGGAGATGTTTTTCGTCTATGAGTGGTCGCTTGTTGTCCTAGTCTTGATTTCTTTTATACTTGCAGGAGCTACGAGTATCATTTACAACAGTTCTCATACATGGCTTTCTTACGCCATTCTTAGTTTTGACCTCCAATTTGCTGTTTTTGGATTATTTATAGGGCCATACACCTCTTATGAACTCTTCTTTGTTTACTATCTTTTTGCAGCGATAGCACTAATCATTTTTATCATGACATTAAAAAAGGTGAAGGTAATTCGATATCTTATTGTCATTTTTATCATCGTCACGGTTCTTTTAACGAGCTACATGTTACTGCTTCAGAGCTTGTGGGGGATGAATTGGATGTAAGAAAAAGATTTAGAAAGGGTGATAGAAAATGGCGACAGCAAAAGAAAACTTTCTAAGGGCGTTTAATGAAGCGTTTATTAGCGGGGATCGTGACCTCGTGCTCGCGAGTGTGACGGACGATGTCGAATGGCACCTCATTGGTATGGAGAAGATCGAAGGGAAGGCCGATTTTGAAAAAGCATGGAGTAGTATGCCGACCGGTGTGAATCTGACAATCGCAACGATCATCACTCACGGTATTACTGCAGCGGTTGAAGGGAAAATTCAGGTGGGTGAAAAAAACTACGCCTTTTGCGATACGTATCGTTTTAATCAATTTAAAAATGGGATTATCAAGCAAATTCATTCTTTTATCATTGAAGAGCGGGAGGGGATCTAGAGCAAATGTTGAACAAATCATGGGTGAACAATCTGATCGGTTGCTTACTACTCCTATCATCCGCGAGGTCTTTGGATTTGCTCATTCATAAAGAGTACGGACTATTAGGGTTTCATTTCATTTCGTTTATCGGATGTCTCCTAGCAGGTTGCTATTATTTCTATGAAGGCTATTGTCTTTATAAGAAAAATCGCAGTGATACGATGTAAGTAAAAGGCGAATCTTTACTTAGCCTAGTAAAATAGTACAAAATTCGACCTTATTTATTAGAATCTTCTAAACTATTGTTTAAAAAATGTAAAAATCGGTTAAACTGTAATTAATCGCATAGAAAACGTAGAAGCGTTTCTATCAATATGAATGGAGGATTGGATGATGGAGAATCGAAAAGTCTACCAAAATCAGATTTCGGAAAAGAGACAGGAAATGGTCGCGCAACTACTCGAACACATCAATGCTTCCAGTATCGAACAAAAACAAGATCAATTAAAAAAAGAAATTGACCAGGCGCTCGATTGTCGCGACCGTGAAACGTTTATGCAGTTAACTGATCGTCTTAATTCACTCACATAATGAAAAAGTTGGTATATATGTTAAACCGCTTGCTTATAATCTAGTAATCAAACACTCAGGAGGAGATGTTGATGCTAGATTTAGCGGCGGTTTTTTATGTTGTGATGGAATGGATCAATGAAAATAAAGGGTACAAGCTCCAATCCGTCTTTCTTTTCGGGGGACTTGGTCTATCATTTGTGACATATTTTCTCTGGTTCATGAAAAAGGGCTACAAAAGGGTCGGAATCGTTAAGAATGGCTGAGATGAGTGTATATTTCGTTGTGTGGGATGGGTAGAATTCCGCGAAATTTTCGTTAATTCCGCGGAACGGACGATGAATTCCGCGAAAACGTTCAGTAATTCCGCGAAAAACGATTTTATTCCGCGAATCGAAAAAAAGACACCCCGAGGGGCATCTTTAAAAAGGGACAATGATCGATTGGCCCTTCGTGATCGTTTCTTCCTTGTCATCGAACACATCACTTGTTTGAATTGTTAGGGCATCCAGTTGCTCTAGCTCAGTCGTATTTAGAACAAAACCAAGCTGGCCGATTTTCTCTTCACCAGGTGCGTAATCTCCGTAAAGATTCTCGAGGTAAAAGTCATCATCGAATCCTTTCTTTTCACCGTCGCTCGTTTCAAGTGTCGAAACTGGAGCGAAGTTAACGGTTTGATCCGACGTGTTCTTTACATGGACGCGAATCTTTACATAGTTGAATTTTGTCTCATCGTTCGAATAGCTATGAAAAAAATCGATTAAGTCAGGGGAAGGCGCGTAGGCCATTACCTTCACATCTGATACGGTTAGCTCAACATCCCCAATCGTCGTTTTTTCGTTAAAATCAGAGCTCGCTTTTAACGTAATCGAGCCGTCGGCATCCTGATAAGTTTGGCCAACTTCAGTTAGTGAGCTGTCATCAGGTGCCTGTGGACTATCAATTAATCCTTTGTGGTCGTTTTGATCTGTACTTGTTTCCTCTGCTTTTGTCACGGTTGTCGTGTTGTCTGTTTGTGAACTAGCTTGCTGGTTCGCATTGTTAGCGCACCCACCAAGAAAAAGAGAGGCAGTACATAGAGTAATTAGTATGTGCTTCATGTAAAAGAACCTCCTCCATCAGAAAGAAAACTCCCGCTGCTTTTTGAAGCAACGGGAAATTCTTTATTTGTCTTTCTTGTGATCATCGTCCTTTTTTCCGCGATCCTTTTCTTGCTTTGCGTTAAGAAGGTCCATCACTAAT from Bacillus sp. Cs-700 encodes the following:
- a CDS encoding sodium/glutamate symporter, whose amino-acid sequence is MNPEQIGFALLYIGVFLLIGKIIRLKVKVLQNLFLPSSIIGGFVALLLGPQVLGKIMLNFVSEDHFLASGIMTNTIIEVWSALPGLMINVVFASLFLGATMPKLRDIWTFGGPQLAFGWAIGWGQYVIGLLVAIFILTPFFDIPAMAGALIEVAFEGGHGTAAGMASTFEELGFEEAFDLAIGLATVGVLSGVVFGIILINWAVRRGKTKVIKDVNGFSDLRKQGIMEYQNREPAGKMTTRPESIEPLSFHLSIVMLAILIGWLILQGLIGLESITITNWTGSSFMKYIPLFPIAMFGGIILQVFFSKKDKYNLVDRRMINRIQGLALDVLIITAIATVSLDVIGEYLVPFLILAVAGISWNLFGFLMLAPKIIPDYWFERGIGDFGQSMGVTATGLLLMRIVDPDNESPAFEAFGYKQLVYEPFLGGGLVTALSVPFIVQFGAVTGLIFAVVMVIIGIVSGIYYFGKGKHIKK
- a CDS encoding nuclear transport factor 2 family protein, translated to MATAKENFLRAFNEAFISGDRDLVLASVTDDVEWHLIGMEKIEGKADFEKAWSSMPTGVNLTIATIITHGITAAVEGKIQVGEKNYAFCDTYRFNQFKNGIIKQIHSFIIEEREGI
- a CDS encoding IDEAL domain-containing protein, with amino-acid sequence MMENRKVYQNQISEKRQEMVAQLLEHINASSIEQKQDQLKKEIDQALDCRDRETFMQLTDRLNSLT
- a CDS encoding DUF4352 domain-containing protein, translated to MKHILITLCTASLFLGGCANNANQQASSQTDNTTTVTKAEETSTDQNDHKGLIDSPQAPDDSSLTEVGQTYQDADGSITLKASSDFNEKTTIGDVELTVSDVKVMAYAPSPDLIDFFHSYSNDETKFNYVKIRVHVKNTSDQTVNFAPVSTLETSDGEKKGFDDDFYLENLYGDYAPGEEKIGQLGFVLNTTELEQLDALTIQTSDVFDDKEETITKGQSIIVPF